The sequence AGTATTTTTTAGGGAATATTTTGTACAcatgaagaaaaagaagcaaaacaTCCCAATAGTGTTTTCCTTTGTATTTTCCATATTGTATTGACAAGAAGATGCAAGGGATTAATAATAAGTCATAACTGCTGTTAAAGgttatattgataacattaTTATGTAGATgaatcatttaaataaacatgcaTCCACAGAGGTtgtagaaaggtgctgaataaaactTTTCCTCAAAGAAATATTATGACtatgaaattaataattaaaaatattttgacaGGTGCGCGTGTCacgcaacaaacacacacccaggCACACCTAATGTAGGCCTATAGCTACATGTTACTCTACCACAAAAGATTCAATGTAATTGACGTCACTGACTGTCTGAGTCTCACTCCACtcaaccataaaatatgcaggttgtgcaatGAAATAgcaacctgttttttttgttttttttaagggaaTACAATGGAACGGAGGAGGACAGATGCAACCTCTAGtggttatcaatgttatcaattcTACCTTTAAATAATTACACTTAATATTGTGTAGTTGTCATGTTATTATTGCTTATGACCAATCATTGCCATGACTATACACTGCCCTCCCGCGGTGACCGCGAGAAACTACACctctgtgtattttatttttaaatgatttatgcTATAATGTCTGTAGTGACGCCACTTTGactaattaaatgtttttctgtggacaATTCTTTAAGATActatagatggatggatagatagagatagagatagttAATTTCGTGGcaccataaaaacacatttgaccTTTGTtggacataaataaatattgcatGTGTGGTAGGACTGATTTCAACTATTCTTCTAGTAAACAGCCCTTTAGTGGGCGGTGATTCCTGGAAAATAAATACCTGCAATTTGTTAAATATTTGCTCAGTTTCCCGATTTATTTCTTCAGTGAGAGGCCGTTTTTTAATTCACTTCATTTTGAGGTCTGGTAAGTTCATTCCTACTTTTACCCAGAATAATGTATAGATTACTGATGTTATCACACATTATTTGTGCATACTGAGTAACACTTGTTTGAATAGAGAAGTCAGTGCTGTTTCTTGTTTTCCTTCTCTCCCCAGTGCACTGCaatcaaaatgacagaaaatactTTCTTATTATTCTGCATTCTTTTCGTCGGCGTGTCTGCTGGTGAGTAAACTGCTCTTATCCTGTGAAGCTGTATTACATCTGTtgtactgttgttgttttttacgtTCAAGAACAGCTTACTTTAAAAGTGAACAACTTTTCCCCCAGAAACTTCCTAGCCTTCTTCTCTTCAATGTCTTCCACCGCCATGAgacaaataaatagaaatatgtATCTTCTTGAGTGAATAAACGATATTctcaaaagaaataaaagtgtACAAAcccacattttattaattttttttttattaatatagagtgtatttgaacaaaaatattatattttgctatttttttttatcacatttattgacattttgCTGTTCCTAACTAGCAAAATAGATCTATTTACTGTCAACTGGTTCTCTGGTCTTGTTTGTAAATGAAAGTAGAGGAAACAGTTCAAGAAGGCAAAACAAATGTTACTCATAAATCACATAACTTGTaacattaattaaacactagCCATTATTGACATTATTTATAGGAtaaaccatatatatatatacatatatggtTTATCCTATAAATAAtgtcagtgtttaattaatgttACAAGTTATGTGACTTATGAGTAACATTTGTTTTGCCTTCTTGaactgtataaatataaatatatttatattttgttttgattAAGAGTTTTACTGTTAATATAAAGCAAAACCTGACTGACTTCTTTGTCATCTTTTTCTACTGAATCTATTTAAATAACTATTTAAATTAATGACATGTTTCTTTAGGTGTTGAGGAAGGTTCGGTGAGGCTGGCTGGTGGTAAAAATAACTCTGAGGGCCGGGTGGAGATCTTTCATGATGGAGTTTGGGGGACGGTGTGCAACGATGAGTTTGAGATGATTGACGCTCATGTCGTGTGTCGCCAGCTCCACTTCCCCAGCGCAGTAGAGGTTCTATCTACATTTGGCGAGGGTAATAGAGCTCAATTTGACAAACACTAACAATGAAAACCTGGAACTTTTAACAATATTTGGTACAAATGGCtatctgtttattttctttgattgttttgtgtttaggGGATGGAGACATCTGGATGGGTAATTTAGGCTGCAGTGGGATGGAGACGAACCTGCTGCAATGTTCACATTCTGGGTGGGGGGACCATGACTGTGGTCACTCTGAAGATGTTGGTGTCAGATGTGAAACTGGTAAGGCAACCCATGTTTGAGCAATAAGAGTGAATCTTTTATGgacaaataaaaagataaaaagtgaatttcttctcaaaacaaaaccactcactgtGCCCATATTGACCTCCATCAGAGCCAGAACCCCTCAATCTAAGCCAGGAGTACGATTTGGACCACAACACAAGCCTGTCTTATCAGCTGGGGGAGCTGTTTGACAGCAGACGTGACTGTGATTTGAACATTTCAGTGACGGTGCACCACAACATCGTTGTGATGATCTGTGCTCACCGCGTCATCCTTTCTCTGAACTCATTCTTCAAAACGTCACAGCCAGACTTCAGCAGCCTCAACATTGAGACCACAGCTAACTGCAGTCAGTACGCCAACAACTTTGTCAGGTAAAAGCAAACTTGTGACTTTAAAGATCATGAAAACCTAACCTCTTCAGTGTTTGTGcacacatttgggtatctggagtacctaccaacccacaaactgtaaaataggacaacccagtcagttttttttgtgggctgcctagatcagaaaacatgtgattcaacaagccattcagatttggctccccttcctatgtcacatgcaggctcactagaatatatcacccacagcttgagaactacctttgcaaaggtgatCCATATTTTTctcctcagccaatcagagcagactgggctttccGTGAGGGGGCTTCAGGCCCAGACacccaacccgacatcaaagaactagcggcgatgaaggccggtTGTTGCGTCGATGAAGGCCGgttgttgcgtcgcctcacttcgcctttgtcttggccgacaagttgcaccctAATGCACCACAAGGACGACAGCCAACAGCCAGTTAGCTGGTACTTTATGCGCCTGAGAGGAAATAATTCTCCACTCCAGTAGgcggcagtagtctgtattcgtcattcaaaaataGAAACTGGACGACAGAGGACGGCGGATATGCAAGCCGTTGTTACGATACGTCTATGAAACGATGAAAAATGAGATGCGTTTTTCCTCTTGattttactcgttggcttgctttcctcaattctgtttctcttctcgtgcactgattggtttaagctgaacagccaatcagagtgatttctcatACACAAACGGGCTCCGCAAaagattcaacatgctgaatcggccgaaaaacctctgacataggcagactagagccgacggtgtgggacacaccgcaaaaaccaagccgacagacgctcacggacgaccccaaactgtccgacggccgaccgtcggcttggtctgtcaggacctttaaagaactgagcgtttcagacagtatgagaaaactaaagtgttttttgaacattaaagcatctaaatatgttctaatagaaacccaaaatacaagtatgaacctgaaaatgagcataatatgtcccctttaaactgcCACCTCCTTTGTCATGTAAACCTGAACCACTCAACAGCTGATCTTTTcatcacttgctgtctaattgTATGCACTGAGTTAGAAACAGCTGAACCTCACTAATGAAAATGTTCAAATTTCAGATACTTCTACACAAGAAAGATTAAAGTCACACGATCCTCTGCCCATTGCATCCTCAAGATGGCTATCGACTGGGGTGTGACTGAAGTTTATAGTGAGGCTGCGAAACTCTTCAGACTGTTTCTTCCAGAAGATCCCACTTTCCAGAGTCAGAACTCTTTCTATGAGTACGCGGTTCAAATAGATGATGAGGCACTAGAGGAGGTTTGTGTTCGCTACCTGGCATGGAACTGTGACGCGCTGATCCAATCCCCAGCCTGGACAAATCTTCCATTTGGTCTGGTCAAAGCTCTTCTGTCTCGCTCAGACCTCGTGGTGCGTAATGAGACCGTCATCCTGAATGGACTGGAGAGCTGGGCGGCAGCCcaagaaaacacaactattcctAAGGTCCTTCTGCAGCTCATCCGCTTCCCAATGATACCAGCTGAGGACTTAGTCACACTTAATGGCTCACAGTATGATGCCGGCAAGTTGCAAGGGTTTCAGTTTAATTCTCTGCCCTTCACGATGTTGCTCAATGACCTgagggaaaaacaaaaagtctaCACATCCAGGATTTACACCGGCTCGCCGTGGAGCTTTACTGTCAGCTACGACATCGTCAAAGCTTACAAGGACTCTGAGACTTCTTACATTGGTTTTGGCTACTCCCAAATCAATATTCTGACCAAGGACTTCCAAACACCGGTTCACAACAGtgcttatttttcttttcaaaacatGCGCTGGGAAACAATGTTTCTTAACAGGCGTGAAGAATGTTCAAGTCAAAGTCTCACTTGTCCTTCTTTGCCAGCTGTTAGTTTGAAGGTTTTTCAAAAGAACAGCAATATACCCAGTGAGGTGGAGGGACGCATTCGTTACAGAAATAGTCTTGTTGTTATGTGTGAAGGGACATACGTGTTCCACGTTCACGAGTTTAATGAGGAGAATCTTGTGTTTATGCCAAGCAGCGTAAAACAAGTCTATCCCTGCCGCTCAGAGAGGTTCTTCTACAGGCTGGTGGTTCGTCCTCACTACTCTACAGATTAGTGTCTGTTTCCTCTGGGAACTTCAGCAAAGAGGATGATTTACAAGCAGCACATTATCTGATATTCACGACTATCCTATAGAACTATAACCATAAACAGTGTTTTTGACTATGCTCACTCAAATCATACAGTAAGTACAACTTATGTGTggcctagggctgtcaaagttaacacgataatgacatgttaacgcaaagtttgttttaacgccactaatttctttaacgcattaacacaacttgcgatttttaggttgtagcgggctcagttttaaagctagagggaagatactgacattatatgaaaccagaaaacctgaggaatccataagtaccaaccatgtcatactagcttgtcgcgaaggaggttaaataacgttccaaacttgtgctaaattttggcaaggaaaaactggcatggccatttgcaaagtggtcccttggcctctgacctcaagatatgtgaatgaaaatgggttctatgggtacccacgagtctcccctttacagacatgcccactttatgataatcacatgcagtttggggcaagtcatagtcaagtcagcacactgacacactgacttattgtgtacatgacttcccatgttgtaaatcATGAGTTTCactatttgtatgttttattaaagTCTACTTTAATTTCACTTTATTAGAGGTTAAACAGTGCACTTTAAGCTGTATTTCAGTGTACTTTTAAAAAGCATACTAAATTGCAAATACTAATAGTGGTAATTTAGTGTACTTTCGCTACAAGTGTATTGTAGTAAACTTACATgaagagtatttttttttacctgggtTATACTGGCCAGGAAACTCTTTTACACTATCTTGTCTTCTGCTCTAATCACCAAAATCATGTCAGAACCACTTACCCAACACAAGCATATCTTAAGATACTGAGACACTCCAAGGTCTTCTCATCTGTACGCCTGGACAGTCTGGAGCCGCTCACATGTCAGAGGATGCATGAAGGTTGCAGTGACCCTtaaaaaaaggagaggagattGAGAAAATAGTCTTTAGGGAGGACAAGTGTTGTTGCTAGCCTGACATGTTGTGTGTAAGTTGAGAAGAATGCTATAAAGTTCAATAAAAGCTTGTCTTTGACTCCCGTGGTATTCTGTACAGTTATGTAACAGAAGAGGAatgaacattattattattgcctgAAGTAATACCGTAAACTAGTGCTGTTATGGATTTAAGGTTCTAACTGGAGCCTCAAACCACCAGGAAACAAGGGTTGCAATCACTTGTGACATTTATTTAGCCAGGGAATGCTGTGAAATTGATGGTGATTGCCATAATGATTGCAATGGttctaaaacaaataaataaattagaataTCTTGCCCCAAATCATAAATTCAGCCTGTAAATCATTGCATATTTAAGTAACATATGATTAACCAAACATTTACTTTATCATAGTagtattaaccctctgagacccgcgggatCAACCAACTTTCAGAAGCTGTAGAAGGTTTAGAGTAGGTTTTAGAGCTATAATGAagttacagatatcatatgaaaccatgtcatgttagcttgtcgggaaggaggcttaataatgctccaaagttaggcaatactttgacgaggaaaaactggcaaggccattttcaaaggggttccttgacctctgacctcaagatatatgaatgaaaacaggttctatgggtacccacgagtctcccctttacagacatgccctctttatgataatcacatgcagttttttgaatgcagtacaaatgtgttattttcgcctacactaaaaataatgtgtttgaatatttctgcacactggggtccctaaacagtcttgaattacatacattgtggtatcactgtaaagctgagactcttgtggatctaaTGAACCTAACTGTATTCGtgtttgatgatgttagtcctcatagtagccatttcatatagtgagaccactttttaaaatttgacctctctgtataaaatgacttgtggtgacctctaggataatcacagcctcatgaaactttaccaccacaaactaaagacctagagcattcagagggtgGATGGCTTTACTAGCTAGgttaacaataagggggttcctgagcagtttccagaacagaagtgctcgccatctaagtgccaaaaaaatgcagaaatctccaacgGCTTTTTcaatggtgttcctcaaggtcttgatatcttaatgtggtattttggagggattattggtcatttttatcagttctcaaggggtaaaaaatggttaaatttagcaccgaatctgtgtaacaaatggtatcgaCCCAAATGGCCATCACATACTTTtaccttatacactttcactatttattttaattaattatctaattaattaatacatgttTATTTGACACACAGTATTACATCTCAAAtcaatcttcaggttcccagctttcagatgatgtacaccacttctatgtgacatctactgttgacctgctatctccccctaaaaaaacaaaaacaggtcaTTGTGGGTCTCGGAGGGTTAAACAAATTTGATCACAGATTATCCATTAACCATCATGTCAACTGTAAAATACACCTTGATCCTAATAATAGAAAGAAACTGCTACTCACATTGGAGGTTATTCAAAAGACACATGGCAAACAAATACTCAAACCAGGAAGGTGTTTTGGAGACAAAGAGGCCTCTGTTGATAAAGAGGGAGGTTCTACCAGATGTATCTGAACCATCACTTAGTGCCACTTGTCTGACACTAGTGCAGTGTCGGTTCAAAAGGTGCCGGTTCATTACGGGCCGGCTTGGTCTCTGGTATAACTGCTTGAAGCTTTCTCcagaaccgctcatccaaacaacttcaTACTCGACACTGCGCTTCCCTGGCTCATGAGCAATTCACCATTTGTAGGATACAACTTCTGTCGTTTCAGAGTCTCCTCGCAGACTGTTGATGACTCCGCCACGTTTGCGTTTgccacatttaaaaataaatctaaaatgaatgtaaaaaataaataaaataaaaattagaaaataatgcaaaaataaatatattaaaaaaaattaatgtcaaaataaatgaataaatccaaaataaatgaatgcacaaattaatcaaaaataaatacataaataaatagaaaggaaaattaaacagaagagtaaataaataagggaactaatacaaagataaataaatgaagcaaattaaaacagaaatatcaatttctaTCACATTTAATcagttaatttaatttatttttaatagtattttgctacatttaatgacatatgtattttttttatcgagtcatttatttatttattttttattttggcaggtacCATATGTTGGTTGTCTGATATGTGGCAGAGCTTACCCTCTATTGGTAGGAACGGACACTCAATGGTCTTGATGGTCACTTTATCTTGAAGGGTTCAGGATGGCCTCAGCTCCCACAGCCACAATTTTGCAGATATGTTGTTCCACTAACAGGCCTGGATGGTGATGTCAACCAGCTTCATCCAACTGTCCAACACTTTGGACAAAAGCAAGATAGCTCAACAGCTAGTGGCCAGATTTCCACGACATGATTAATTTTTCGTGACCTTAGCACCACCATCAGGCCACAAATGTCAAAATCGAATAGACAGATTACCATGTTAATCTAGTCATATGAATTACCTACTTGATGTGCAAATGGAGCCAAATTGAA comes from Sebastes fasciatus isolate fSebFas1 chromosome 5, fSebFas1.pri, whole genome shotgun sequence and encodes:
- the LOC141767895 gene encoding galectin-3-binding protein A-like, coding for MTENTFLLFCILFVGVSAGVEEGSVRLAGGKNNSEGRVEIFHDGVWGTVCNDEFEMIDAHVVCRQLHFPSAVEVLSTFGEGDGDIWMGNLGCSGMETNLLQCSHSGWGDHDCGHSEDVGVRCETEPEPLNLSQEYDLDHNTSLSYQLGELFDSRRDCDLNISVTVHHNIVVMICAHRVILSLNSFFKTSQPDFSSLNIETTANCSQYANNFVRYFYTRKIKVTRSSAHCILKMAIDWGVTEVYSEAAKLFRLFLPEDPTFQSQNSFYEYAVQIDDEALEEVCVRYLAWNCDALIQSPAWTNLPFGLVKALLSRSDLVVRNETVILNGLESWAAAQENTTIPKVLLQLIRFPMIPAEDLVTLNGSQYDAGKLQGFQFNSLPFTMLLNDLREKQKVYTSRIYTGSPWSFTVSYDIVKAYKDSETSYIGFGYSQINILTKDFQTPVHNSAYFSFQNMRWETMFLNRREECSSQSLTCPSLPAVSLKVFQKNSNIPSEVEGRIRYRNSLVVMCEGTYVFHVHEFNEENLVFMPSSVKQVYPCRSERFFYRLVVRPHYSTD